In Anthonomus grandis grandis chromosome 6, icAntGran1.3, whole genome shotgun sequence, one DNA window encodes the following:
- the LOC126736986 gene encoding serine/threonine-protein kinase PAK mbt: MFSKKKKKPQISPPINFEHRVHTGFDKREGKYVGLPLQWASIVGNNQILKSTNRPLPLVDPSEITPTEILDLKTIVRGDHKSENRLSTHQNQKQPPVNGIMLPKTSNVARSNSLRSSSPPRLRRVDRSNANVPPAVPEEQILQYPSMRREPGAGFYQENPSKAQVAREGSPASNHETQNAYVNQQMLNGNMAEQHKPVVYPPRPQEHPQISPVGSVASTSHSIPHSTFGSQSSVIQHPGPGSVGSHSRPDMNQNVKNGNLVNQTHPGHPSTASSGHSSSSRHHEQRLTHEQFRAALQMVVSSKDPRENLERFVKIGEGSTGTVCIAQDRNNGKQVAVKKMDLRKQQRRELLFNEVVIMRDYHHPNIVEMFDSYLVNDELWVVMEFLEGGALTDIVTHSRMDEEQIATVCKQCLKALAYLHSQGVIHRDIKSDSILLALDGRVKLSDFGFCAQVSQELPKRKSLVGTPYWMSPEVISRLPYGPEVDIWSLGIMVIEMVDGEPPFFNEPPLQAMRRIREMPPPKLKNGHKVSPRLQSFLDRMLVRDPAQRASAQELLAHPFLRQAGPPALLVPLMRGSKHTNY, from the exons ATGTTTtcgaagaaaaagaagaaaccCCAGATCTCGCCGCCGATTAATTTCGAGCACAGGGTGCACACGGGTTTCGATAAACGCGAGGGTAAATACGTGGGTCTGCCGCTACAATGGGCCTCCATAGTCGGCAACAATCAGATTTTAAAATCGACTAACAGGCCCTTGCCTTTGGTAGACCCGTCCGAGATCACTCCCACCGAAATATTGGACCTCAAAACCATTGTCAGGGGAGATCATAAATCGGAAAATCGACTGAGCACTcaccaaaatcaaaaacaacCGCCCGTGAACGGAATTATGCTTCCGAAGACTTCTAATGTGGCCAGATCGAATTCGTTACGGTCTTCTAGTCCACCCAGGTTACGTAGGGTGGATAGGTCAAATGCCAATGTACCGCCGGCAGTACCAGAAGAACAAATTTTACAGTATCCTTCAATGAGGCGAGAGCCCGGt GCTGGTTTTTACCAAGAAAACCCAAGTAAAGCGCAAGTGGCAAGAGAAGGCTCCCCGGCAAGCAACCATGAAACCCAAAACGCTTACGTAAACCAACAAATGCTCAATGGCAACATGGCAGAGCAACATAAACCGGTCGTTTACCCCCCGAGGCCCCAAGAACATCCCCAAATATCCCCGGTGGGTTCTGTGGCGTCCACTTCGCACTCCATTCCACACTCCACATTCGGCAGTCAGTCTTCGGTGATCCAGCATCCTGGTCCGGGCAGTGTGGGGAGCCACTCCAGGCCGGACATGAATCAGAATGTGAAAAATGGGAATTTAGTTAACCAGACGCATCCGGGACATCCTTCTACCGCTAGCAGTGGTCACAGTTCCTCTTCCAGGCACCACGAACAAAGATTGACACATGAACAa TTTAGAGCAGCCCTACAGATGGTCGTGTCCTCGAAAGACCCACGGGAAAACTTGGAAAGATTCGTGAAAATCGGCGAGGGTTCCACCGGTACGGTTTGCATAGCCCAAGACAGGAACAACGGCAAACAGGTGGCGGtgaaaaaaatggatttaagaAAACAGCAACGCAGAGAGTTACTTTTTAACGAAGTGGTCATCATGAGAGACTATCACCATCCGAACATAGTGGAAATGTTCGACAGTTATTTGGTGAACGACGAACTGTGGGTGGTGATGGAGTTCTTAGAAGGGGGCGCCCTCACGGACATAGTGACCCACTCCAGAATGGACGAGGAACAAATAGCGACGGTGTGCAAGCAGTGTTTGAAAGCGCTGGCCTACCTACACTCCCAGGGGGTGATCCATAGGGACATAAAGTCCGATTCGATTTTACTGGCGTTGGACGGCAGAGTGAAACTGTCGGATTTCGGTTTTTGCGCTCAGGTGTCCCAGGAGTTGCCGAAGAGAAAGTCTTTGGTGGGCACGCCCTATTGGATGTCCCCCGAGGTGATTTCCCGGTTACCGTACGGACCCGAGGTCGATATTTGGTCGTTGGGGATTATGGTGATTGAGATGGTGGACGGCGAGCCGCCCTTCTTTAACGAGCCGCCCTTGCAAGCGATGCGGAGGATTAGGGAGATGCCGCCTCCCAAGTTGAAGAACGGCCATAAG GTATCTCCGCGTCTACAAAGTTTCCTGGACCGGATGTTGGTGCGAGATCCTGCGCAAAGGGCGTCCGCGCAGGAGTTATTGGCGCATCCGTTCTTAAGACAGGCAGGACCGCCGGCCCTCTTGGTACCATTGATGAGAGGTTCCAAGCATACGAATTATTAA
- the LOC126736983 gene encoding nuclear pore complex protein Nup85 codes for MANEEKTFLVPNDICRRAGLGVSWRPMNEITVFPYQLRTFRQKDAPSPFASDKPSSIFNIRRDVILFHAILRKLVNESNGTFLGFQAFISTKPTDLKPEIVKVSRQYRSIIRACLENLQDEVTKTHITAKEREELHSYITIFYSIECIWHICEILFIDMMPGNVVLPRLLDWVRFHFPKHERNAATLISGDTEGIELDETYWPTIFGNLLQGRIKIVRALLKQHSAANSSVFQMVLQLLKSMPTFNVINNVSLSEFNLQWRHWTMDVQMKIDAKQFISNRNLDLLTRLMVGEEEAWTEMIPKCEAWYEFLAGYLFYTEPMVKTFELGQYAKQSIAKMRMKHHLKHLDRVLLAAMEFDIFEVVKEIQEMTENGWFVTHLTDLLYHAGKLSLLEKDVEGFSAENLRESFLLDYGTTLMGHKSLWQVGLSYLDNCPNDGLPAIELLLPRIPFDSEAKVHKLVREAKNRNLNHVAQSICKIQGLRSLRRGRLGNALTWALKSHDGPFTSYLADKYLQEYINSGDLNNTDLLDNLGSCMLASDRLIFLGKYHEFRKLYQAGEYKECGYLLVSLLASKIVPKYFWSVLLSEAIPLLESEELVFSSNDTYQILHCLEEKESIPELSDQLAIIRLATARNLSRALMFEAQLTN; via the exons ATGGCAAATGAAGAAAAAACTttc TTGGTTCCGAATGACATATGCAGGAGAGCGGGTCTAGGTGTCTCCTGGCGTCCCATGAATGAAATAACCGTATTCCCTTATCAGCTTCGCACATTCAGGCAAAAAGATGCCCCCAGCCCGTTTGCTTCTGACAAACCTTCCTCTATCTTCAATATTAGAAGAGATGTGATTCTGTTTCATGCCATTCTTCGGAAACTGGTAAATGAGTCGAATGGAACCTTTTTAGGCTTTCAAGCATTTATATCTACCAAACCCACGGATTTAAAGCCGGAAATTGTAAAGGTCAGCAGACAATATAGGTCTATTATCAGGGCTTGTTTGGAGAATTTACAAGATGAAGTTACAAAAACCCATATAACAGCAAAAGAGAGAGAAGAACTGCACAGCTacataacaatattttattcaatcgAGTGTATTTGGCACATCTGTGAGATTCTTTTCATAGATATGATGCCTGGAAATGTGGTTTTACCCCGTTTACTTGATTGGGTCAGATTTCATTTTCCCAAACATGAAAGAAATGCCGCCACATTAATCTCGGGGGATACAGAAGGCATCGAGTTGGACGAAACCTATTGGCCGACCATATTTGGGAATTTACTGCAAGGAAGGATAAAAATTGTGAGGGCTTTATTGAAACAACATTCGGCAGCCAATAGTAGTGTATTCCAAATGGTGTTGCAATTGCTCAAGAGCATGCCCACATTCAAT GTGATAAACAATGTTTCTTTGAGTGAATTTAATCTTCAGTGGCGCCACTGGACCATGGATGTACAAATGAAGATCGATGCCAAGCAGTTTATTAGTAATCGTAACTTGGACTTGCTGACAAGG cttATGGTGGGTGAGGAAGAAGCCTGGACCGAAATGATTCCCAAATGTGAAGCCTGGTATGAATTTCTGGCCGGTTACCTCTTTTACACTGAGCCAATGGTAAAAACGTTCGAACTGGGTCAATATGCTAAGCAGAGCATTGCTAAAATGCGAATGAAACATCATTTGAAGCATTTGGATAGGGTTCTTTTGGCTGCCATGGAGTTTGATATTTTTGAG GTTGTCAAAGAGATCCAAGAAATGACCGAAAATGGATGGTTCGTTACTCACCTCACAGATCTGTTGTATCATGCAGGCAAACTGTCTTTATTAGAAAAAGATGTGGAAGGATT TTCGGCTGAAAATTTAAGGGAATCTTTCTTATTGGACTATGGAACCACCCTTATGGGGCACAAAAGTCTTTGGCAAGTCGGTCTCAGTTACCTGGATAACTGTCCCAATGACGGTTTGCCTGCCATCGAACTACTTTTGCCTAGAATTCCTTTTGATTCTGAAGCTAAGGTGCATAAACTGGTCCGGGAGgctaaaaatagaaatttgaaccACGTCG CTCAGAGCATATGCAAAATCCAGGGCCTGAGGTCGCTAAGAAGGGGCCGACTGGGCAACGCTTTAACTTGGGCCCTAAAATCCCACGACGGCCCATTTACTTCCTATTTGGCCGATAAATATTTGCAGGAATATATTAATAGTGGGGACCTGAATAACACTGATTTATTGGATAATTTGGGATCGTGCATGTTGGCTAGTGATCGGCTTATTTTCTTGG GCAAATACCATGAATTTCGCAAGCTTTACCAAGCAGGAGAGTATAAAGAGTGCGGTTATCTACTAGTTTCCCTTTTGGCATCGAAAATCGTCCCCAAATA TTTCTGGTCGGTTCTCCTTAGCGAGGCTATTCCTTTACTAGAAAGCGAGGAACTTGTATTCTCTTCAAACGACACGTACCAAATCCTGCACTGTTTGGAAGAAAAAGAATCCATTCCGGAACTGAGCGACCAATTGGCCATTATAAGGTTAGCGACTGCAAGGAACTTATCTAGGGCCTTAATGTTCGAAGCACAATTGACGAATTAA